Proteins encoded in a region of the Nevskia ramosa DSM 11499 genome:
- a CDS encoding lipoprotein N-acyltransferase Lnb domain-containing protein: protein MKLAVVLLLLLTMVAPRLQAAPFVPSGQPAENLTASIVTFQPGSLYWQRFGHNALLIRDTRSGRAISFNYGIFDFSAPNFFLNFARGHMTYRVVPNYLERDLLNYQAEGRWALEQQLNLDARQIGLLRDYLEWNVQPENAEYGYDYFISNCSTRVRDALDYAMAGGLKPQLVGHATEATWRSEATKLISPDALLMVVMDLALGPTADKPIDLWQQSFAPLVLMQALRGATVTDGDGRVLPLIGREVRLLPGGGVSDPPDHAPDLRLQFLLAGVALAAVLLGLAKFRGAVTARWLLMPIAVGFSLLCGLGGVLLALLWGATEHWAGWRNESLLLVNPLSLWLAGSLLLYPRPRWRPARLTRRIAMLLVVTSLIAVLLRFVPGVAQQNLHWALLLLPVHAALAWIFWHAKSPPDEL from the coding sequence ATGAAGCTCGCAGTCGTATTGCTGTTGCTGCTGACGATGGTTGCGCCGCGGCTGCAAGCGGCGCCGTTTGTGCCCAGCGGCCAGCCGGCGGAAAACCTGACGGCCAGCATCGTCACCTTCCAGCCGGGCTCGCTGTACTGGCAGCGCTTCGGCCACAACGCGCTGCTGATCCGCGATACCCGGAGCGGCCGGGCGATCAGCTTCAACTACGGCATCTTCGATTTCTCGGCGCCTAACTTCTTCCTGAACTTCGCGCGCGGTCACATGACCTATCGCGTGGTGCCGAATTACCTCGAACGCGATCTGCTGAACTACCAGGCCGAGGGCCGCTGGGCGCTGGAACAACAGCTGAATCTCGATGCCCGCCAGATCGGCCTGCTGCGCGACTACCTCGAATGGAACGTGCAGCCGGAGAACGCCGAGTACGGCTACGACTACTTCATCTCCAACTGCTCGACGCGGGTGCGTGACGCGCTCGACTACGCGATGGCCGGCGGCCTGAAGCCGCAACTGGTCGGCCACGCTACTGAAGCAACCTGGCGCAGCGAAGCGACCAAGCTGATTTCGCCCGATGCGCTGCTGATGGTGGTCATGGATCTGGCGCTGGGCCCGACCGCCGACAAGCCGATCGATCTCTGGCAGCAAAGCTTTGCGCCGCTGGTGCTGATGCAGGCGCTGCGCGGCGCCACCGTCACCGATGGCGACGGCCGCGTGCTGCCGCTGATCGGTCGCGAAGTGCGGTTGCTGCCCGGTGGTGGCGTCAGCGATCCGCCGGACCATGCACCGGATCTGCGCCTGCAGTTCCTGCTCGCCGGAGTCGCGTTGGCGGCGGTCCTGCTCGGCCTGGCGAAGTTTCGCGGTGCAGTCACTGCACGCTGGCTGCTGATGCCGATCGCCGTCGGCTTCTCTCTGCTCTGTGGCCTCGGCGGTGTGCTGCTGGCGCTGCTCTGGGGCGCGACCGAGCACTGGGCCGGCTGGCGCAACGAAAGCCTGCTGCTGGTCAATCCACTTAGCCTGTGGCTGGCGGGCTCGCTGCTGCTCTATCCGCGGCCGCGCTGGCGGCCGGCGCGGCTGACCCGGCGCATCGCCATGCTGCTGGTGGTCACCAGCCTCATCGCCGTGCTGCTGCGCTTTGTGCCCGGCGTCGCGCAGCAGAACCTGCACTGGGCCCTGCTGTTGCTGCCGGTGCATGCGGCGCTGGCCTGGATCTTCTGGCATGCCAAGTCGCCACCGGACGAGCTCTGA
- a CDS encoding HlyC/CorC family transporter, producing MNDGPSSSYSERETEASPSSWWRRLTQRLAGGPRTREDLNDLLDGAHESGLVDSDAASMIRGVFETSQLQVRDIMVPRAQMVIVERDWPLDQLMREVVEAGHSRYPVIGDSRDEIAGILLAKDLLRFTSADSERFDLARWLRPAVFVPESKRVNVLLKDFRKSRNHMALVADEYGGVAGLVTIEDVLEQIVGEIDDEHDESESAQILKQDDRRFLVQGLTPIAEFNEYFGADFSDEDFDTVAGLVMHEIGHMPRRGESVQIDRFQFIVQRADSRRVHLLQVTLSQT from the coding sequence ATGAACGACGGCCCCAGTAGCTCCTACTCCGAACGCGAAACCGAAGCCAGCCCTTCCAGCTGGTGGCGGCGCCTGACCCAGCGCCTCGCTGGCGGCCCGCGGACCCGCGAAGACCTCAACGATCTGCTCGACGGCGCCCACGAATCCGGCCTCGTCGATTCCGATGCCGCCTCGATGATCCGCGGCGTCTTCGAGACCAGCCAGCTGCAGGTGCGCGACATCATGGTGCCGCGCGCGCAGATGGTGATCGTCGAGCGCGACTGGCCGCTCGATCAGCTGATGCGCGAAGTCGTCGAAGCCGGCCACTCGCGCTATCCGGTGATCGGCGATTCCCGCGACGAGATCGCCGGCATCCTGCTGGCCAAGGATCTGCTGCGCTTCACCTCGGCCGACAGCGAACGCTTCGACCTCGCCCGCTGGCTGCGGCCGGCGGTGTTCGTGCCGGAGTCCAAGCGAGTCAACGTGCTGCTCAAGGACTTCCGCAAGAGCCGCAACCACATGGCGCTGGTCGCCGACGAGTACGGCGGTGTGGCGGGCCTGGTCACCATCGAGGACGTGCTCGAACAGATCGTCGGCGAGATCGACGACGAGCACGACGAATCGGAAAGCGCGCAGATCCTCAAGCAGGACGATCGCCGCTTCCTGGTCCAGGGCCTGACGCCGATCGCCGAGTTCAACGAATACTTCGGCGCCGATTTCTCGGATGAAGATTTCGACACCGTCGCCGGGCTGGTCATGCACGAGATCGGCCACATGCCGCGCCGTGGCGAAAGCGTGCAGATCGACCGCTTCCAGTTCATCGTGCAGCGCGCCGACAGCCGCAGGGTGCACCTGCTGCAGGTCACGCTGTCGCAGACCTGA
- the ybeY gene encoding rRNA maturation RNase YbeY: MSVSHNITIQRRVPPAGVPAPAALREWALAALGHTHGELTIRIVDEAESAALNSRYRGKDYPTNVLSFPYDSEGFEETDDGPPLGDLAICAPVVMREADEQGKETRAHWAHMVVHGVLHLLGRDHLEDGEAEMMESEERAILAGLGFPDPY, translated from the coding sequence ATGAGCGTCAGCCACAACATCACCATCCAGCGCCGCGTGCCGCCGGCGGGTGTGCCGGCACCGGCGGCACTGCGCGAATGGGCGCTGGCGGCCCTCGGCCACACGCATGGCGAACTGACCATCCGCATCGTCGACGAAGCCGAAAGTGCCGCGCTGAACAGCCGCTATCGCGGCAAGGACTACCCGACCAACGTGCTGTCGTTCCCGTACGACTCGGAAGGTTTCGAGGAAACCGACGACGGCCCGCCGCTCGGCGATCTGGCGATCTGCGCGCCGGTAGTAATGCGCGAAGCCGACGAGCAGGGCAAGGAAACGCGCGCCCATTGGGCGCACATGGTGGTGCACGGCGTGCTCCATCTGCTCGGCCGTGACCATCTCGAAGATGGCGAGGCGGAAATGATGGAGTCCGAAGAACGGGCGATTCTGGCCGGGCTCGGCTTCCCTGATCCTTATTGA
- a CDS encoding PhoH family protein, producing MNTSDPVAISRRDFSLDPDDAPRIANLNGSFDAHLRSLEVGFGIEIRNRGNRYVVIGPADEAEAGESAIRSLFDQTEYGAIDGENVHMALHEFAPRSKLAAIPGARNGDDVVIRTKRGVVRGRSPLQKAYLDDIANNVLSFGIGPAGTGKTYLAVASAVEALERDRVRKLVLVRPAVEAGEKLGFLPGDMAQKIDPYLRPLYDALYEMLGFEKVARLIERSVIEVAPLAFMRGRTLNEAFVILDEAQNTTVEQMKMFLTRIGFGSVAVVTGDVTQIDLPKHVPSGLMHAMNVLRGVPEIGFTQFGSNDVVRHPLVQTIVRAYEAYEASERAAKDFR from the coding sequence TTGAATACCTCTGACCCCGTTGCGATCTCCCGGCGCGATTTCTCGCTGGACCCGGACGATGCCCCGCGCATCGCCAATCTGAACGGCAGCTTCGACGCCCATCTGCGTTCGCTGGAAGTCGGCTTCGGCATCGAAATCCGCAACCGCGGCAATCGCTATGTGGTGATCGGCCCGGCTGACGAGGCCGAAGCCGGAGAAAGCGCGATCCGTTCGCTGTTCGACCAGACCGAATACGGCGCGATCGACGGCGAGAACGTGCACATGGCGCTGCACGAGTTCGCGCCGCGCTCGAAGCTCGCCGCGATCCCCGGCGCCCGCAATGGCGACGACGTGGTGATCCGCACCAAGCGCGGCGTCGTGCGTGGCCGTTCGCCGCTGCAGAAGGCCTATCTCGACGATATCGCCAATAACGTGCTGAGCTTCGGCATCGGCCCGGCCGGTACCGGCAAGACCTATCTCGCCGTGGCCAGCGCCGTCGAAGCACTGGAGCGCGATCGCGTGCGCAAGCTGGTGCTGGTGCGACCGGCGGTCGAGGCCGGCGAGAAGCTCGGCTTCCTGCCCGGTGACATGGCCCAGAAGATCGATCCCTATCTCCGGCCGCTGTACGACGCGCTGTACGAAATGCTCGGCTTCGAGAAGGTGGCCCGGCTGATCGAGCGCAGCGTCATCGAAGTCGCGCCGCTGGCTTTCATGCGGGGCCGCACCTTGAATGAAGCCTTCGTGATTCTCGACGAAGCGCAGAACACCACGGTCGAGCAGATGAAGATGTTCCTGACCCGCATCGGCTTCGGCTCAGTGGCCGTGGTCACCGGCGACGTCACCCAGATCGATCTGCCGAAGCACGTCCCCAGCGGCCTGATGCACGCGATGAACGTGCTCAGGGGCGTGCCGGAAATCGGCTTCACGCAGTTCGGCTCCAACGATGTCGTCCGTCATCCGCTGGTGCAGACCATCGTCCGCGCCTACGAGGCTTACGAGGCCAGCGAGCGGGCCGCGAAGGATTTCCGCTAG
- the miaB gene encoding tRNA (N6-isopentenyl adenosine(37)-C2)-methylthiotransferase MiaB: MRPLYFAPPRSTPGMTQAPPSKVFIKTFGCQMNEYDSSKMVDVLKAARGYERTLDIDDADLVLLNTCSVREKASEKVFSDLGRLKAWKAAKPGRLVGVGGCVASQEGDAIAKRATAVDLVFGPQTLHRLPELIDQTRATLRPAVDVRFPEIEKFDRLPEPRAEGPTAFVSIMEGCSKYCTFCIVPYTRGEEISRPLDDVLAEVDSLLGQGVREITLLGQNVNAYNGVMADGSHCDLALLLHILARFDGLGRVRYTTSHPAHFNDALIDAFASIPKLDNQLHLPVQSGSDRILAMMKRGYTQADYLRKIFRLRKVRPNISLSTDLIVGFPSETDEDFEQTMALIEAARFDAAYSFIYSPRPGTPAANLRDGVPLDVKQARLERVQARIREFGEQFAARLVGTVQSVLVTGPSRKGGSQLTGKTPCNRSINFDGPAHDAARLVGQFVDVQVTASMANSLRGEIVTADARGLLPLL, encoded by the coding sequence ATGCGTCCGTTATACTTCGCGCCTCCCAGATCCACGCCCGGAATGACCCAAGCACCGCCCTCCAAGGTCTTCATCAAGACGTTCGGCTGCCAGATGAACGAGTACGACTCGTCGAAAATGGTGGACGTGCTGAAGGCCGCGCGTGGCTACGAGCGGACCCTGGATATCGACGATGCCGATCTGGTGTTGCTGAACACCTGCTCGGTGCGCGAGAAGGCATCGGAAAAAGTGTTCTCCGATCTCGGCCGCCTGAAAGCCTGGAAGGCCGCGAAACCCGGCAGGCTGGTCGGGGTCGGTGGCTGCGTCGCCAGCCAGGAAGGCGATGCCATTGCCAAGCGTGCAACCGCTGTCGATCTGGTGTTCGGCCCGCAGACCCTGCACCGCCTGCCGGAGCTGATCGACCAGACCCGCGCCACCCTGCGCCCGGCGGTCGACGTCCGCTTCCCGGAGATCGAGAAGTTCGATCGCCTGCCGGAGCCACGCGCAGAAGGCCCGACGGCGTTCGTGTCGATCATGGAAGGCTGCTCGAAGTACTGCACCTTCTGCATCGTGCCGTACACGCGCGGCGAGGAAATCTCCCGGCCGCTCGATGACGTGCTCGCCGAAGTCGATTCACTGCTCGGCCAGGGCGTGCGCGAAATCACTCTGCTCGGCCAGAATGTCAACGCCTACAACGGCGTCATGGCCGATGGCTCGCACTGCGATCTGGCGCTGCTGCTGCACATCCTGGCGCGCTTCGATGGCCTGGGACGGGTGCGCTACACCACCTCGCATCCGGCCCATTTCAATGACGCACTGATCGATGCCTTCGCCTCGATCCCGAAGCTCGACAACCAGTTGCATCTGCCGGTGCAGAGCGGTTCCGATCGCATCCTGGCGATGATGAAGCGCGGCTACACGCAGGCCGATTACCTGCGCAAGATCTTCAGGCTGCGCAAGGTTCGCCCGAATATCAGTCTGTCGACCGATCTGATCGTCGGCTTCCCGTCCGAGACCGATGAGGACTTCGAGCAGACGATGGCGCTGATCGAAGCCGCGCGCTTCGATGCCGCCTACTCGTTCATCTACTCGCCGCGCCCGGGCACGCCGGCGGCGAACCTGCGCGATGGCGTGCCGCTGGATGTGAAGCAGGCGCGCCTCGAACGGGTGCAGGCGCGCATCCGCGAGTTCGGTGAACAATTTGCCGCGCGTCTGGTCGGAACCGTGCAGTCGGTGCTGGTCACCGGGCCGTCACGCAAGGGTGGTAGCCAGTTGACCGGCAAGACACCTTGCAACCGCTCGATCAATTTCGATGGCCCGGCTCACGATGCCGCCCGTCTCGTCGGCCAGTTCGTCGACGTGCAGGTGACCGCCAGCATGGCCAATTCCCTGCGCGGCGAAATCGTCACCGCCGACGCTAGGGGTCTGCTGCCATTACTTTGA
- a CDS encoding OmpA family protein yields the protein MINFRIRPNGLLVLALWSGVATAVHADDTDRRFYVSPMGNYTIGDSDRSKDDGVGGSISVGKRLTNNLDLEVFGHFTNYPNGSSGKDAKLFGAGAGANIFPFPTHPLLDGAYIRLAASRGQGKDLPGLVKDYTSTIFDAGLGYLFTLSNAPLGPFAPGIALRVEALYRHDAHGRSDVGISPSRDQYFQDIAINVGLRIPLGGRGSAPAVEAPKEEVAVVPVEEAAAPPPPPPPPPCEPPVPGQPINLDGCKEGDTLVLRGVNFEFDKAKLTVNAKALLDPVADALIARPDIKVEIDGHTDSKGSDAYNLKLSDARAASVVAYLVGRGVSADRMTSKGFGESMPVADNATDEGREFNRRVELKITEISGGGVSVAPVEGSTEAAPAEAAPADAAPAEAAPAEAAPAEAAPAEAAPAEEAPAAEAAPAEAAPAEEAPAESAPAEAAPAEEAPAEAPAEAPAETPPG from the coding sequence ATGATCAATTTTCGCATCCGTCCAAACGGCTTGCTCGTGCTCGCCCTCTGGTCGGGCGTGGCAACGGCAGTCCACGCAGACGACACGGACCGCCGTTTCTACGTATCGCCGATGGGCAACTACACGATCGGCGACAGCGATCGCAGCAAGGATGATGGCGTTGGCGGTAGCATTTCCGTCGGCAAGCGACTGACCAACAACCTTGACCTCGAAGTCTTCGGTCATTTCACCAACTATCCGAACGGCTCTTCCGGCAAGGATGCGAAGCTGTTTGGCGCCGGTGCCGGCGCCAACATCTTCCCGTTCCCGACCCATCCGCTGCTCGATGGCGCCTACATCCGCCTCGCCGCTTCGCGCGGCCAGGGCAAGGATCTGCCGGGTCTGGTCAAGGACTACACGTCGACGATTTTCGACGCAGGCCTCGGTTACCTGTTCACGCTGAGCAATGCCCCGCTGGGTCCGTTCGCACCGGGTATTGCACTGCGCGTCGAAGCACTGTATCGCCATGACGCCCACGGCCGCAGCGATGTCGGCATCAGCCCGTCGCGCGACCAGTACTTCCAGGACATCGCGATCAACGTCGGCCTGCGCATTCCGCTCGGCGGTCGCGGCTCGGCTCCGGCCGTCGAAGCGCCGAAGGAAGAAGTGGCAGTCGTGCCGGTCGAGGAAGCAGCAGCTCCGCCTCCGCCGCCGCCGCCGCCGCCGTGCGAACCGCCGGTCCCTGGCCAGCCGATCAACCTCGACGGTTGCAAGGAAGGCGACACCCTGGTGCTGCGCGGCGTCAACTTCGAATTCGACAAGGCGAAGCTGACTGTCAATGCCAAGGCACTGCTTGATCCGGTGGCCGATGCGCTGATCGCGCGTCCGGACATCAAGGTCGAGATCGACGGTCATACCGACTCGAAGGGCAGCGACGCGTACAACCTGAAGCTGTCCGATGCGCGTGCCGCCTCGGTCGTCGCCTATCTGGTTGGCCGCGGCGTCTCTGCGGACCGCATGACCAGCAAGGGCTTCGGCGAATCGATGCCGGTGGCCGACAACGCCACCGACGAAGGTCGCGAGTTCAACCGTCGCGTCGAACTGAAGATCACTGAAATCAGCGGCGGCGGTGTCAGCGTCGCTCCGGTGGAAGGATCGACGGAAGCCGCGCCTGCTGAAGCAGCACCTGCTGACGCCGCCCCGGCCGAGGCAGCGCCTGCCGAAGCCGCTCCGGCGGAAGCGGCACCTGCTGAAGCTGCGCCGGCCGAAGAAGCACCGGCTGCCGAAGCTGCCCCGGCGGAAGCAGCGCCTGCAGAAGAAGCGCCGGCTGAATCGGCGCCTGCCGAAGCCGCCCCGGCCGAGGAAGCGCCAGCTGAAGCACCTGCTGAAGCCCCGGCCGAAACGCCGCCGGGCTGA
- the prfB gene encoding peptide chain release factor 2 (programmed frameshift): MEINPIKSEITALRVRFDALRGYLDYDVKCERLDEVVKELEQNDVWDNPERAQTLGRERAMLENIVQPLTKVRTALIDAAELLEMAAEEGDEGSVAAIAREVDGYRATAEDMEFKRMFAGEADANNCFLDIQAGAGGTEAQDWASMLLRMYTRWAEGKGFKVELLELSDGDVAGIKSAALQIEGDYAYGWLRTETGVHRLVRKSPFDSGNRRHTSFAGVYVSPEIDDKIEIDINPADLKVDTFRSSGAGGQHVNKTESAIRITHVPTGIVVACQTQRSQHKNRDAAMKMLRSRMYEQELQKRNVAKQKIEDSKSDIEWGHQIRSYVLDQSRIKDLRTGVEIADTQKVLDGYLDPYIEASLKSGL; the protein is encoded by the exons GTGGAAATCAACCCGATCAAGAGTGAGATTACGGCCCTGCGAGTGCGTTTCGACGCGCTCCGGGGCTATCTT GACTACGATGTCAAGTGTGAGCGCCTGGACGAAGTCGTCAAGGAACTCGAACAAAATGATGTCTGGGACAACCCCGAGCGCGCACAGACCCTGGGCCGCGAGCGGGCGATGCTCGAGAACATCGTCCAGCCGCTGACCAAGGTCCGCACTGCGCTCATCGATGCCGCCGAGCTGCTGGAGATGGCGGCCGAGGAAGGCGACGAGGGTTCGGTTGCCGCGATTGCCCGTGAAGTCGACGGTTATCGCGCCACCGCCGAGGACATGGAATTCAAGCGCATGTTCGCCGGCGAAGCCGACGCCAACAACTGCTTCCTCGACATCCAGGCCGGCGCCGGTGGCACCGAGGCGCAGGACTGGGCGTCGATGCTGCTGCGCATGTACACGCGCTGGGCGGAAGGCAAGGGCTTCAAGGTCGAACTGCTGGAACTGAGCGATGGCGACGTCGCCGGCATCAAGTCCGCCGCGTTGCAGATCGAGGGTGACTACGCCTACGGCTGGCTGCGCACCGAGACCGGCGTGCATCGCCTGGTGCGCAAATCGCCGTTCGATTCCGGCAACCGCCGCCACACCAGTTTCGCCGGCGTCTACGTGTCGCCCGAGATCGACGACAAGATCGAGATCGACATCAATCCTGCGGACCTGAAGGTCGATACCTTCCGTTCTTCGGGTGCCGGTGGTCAGCATGTCAACAAGACCGAATCGGCGATCCGCATCACCCACGTGCCCACTGGCATCGTCGTCGCCTGCCAGACCCAGCGCAGCCAGCACAAGAATCGCGATGCGGCGATGAAGATGCTGCGTTCGCGGATGTACGAGCAGGAACTTCAGAAGCGCAATGTCGCGAAGCAGAAGATCGAGGACTCCAAGAGCGATATCGAGTGGGGTCACCAGATCCGCTCGTACGTGCTCGACCAGTCGCGGATCAAGGATCTGCGCACCGGTGTGGAAATCGCCGACACCCAGAAGGTGCTCGATGGCTACCTCGATCCGTACATCGAAGCGAGCCTGAAGTCGGGTTTGTAA
- the lysS gene encoding lysine--tRNA ligase, which translates to MTDEQKPQDENHIIATRREKLDKLRAAGQAFPNDFRRDALAEALHTRYGALEGEALDVEAFGNRHKLAGRLIAKRVMGKASFAQIQDMSGRIQAFVQNEAVGLERYAEFKTWDVGDIIAVSGTMFRTKTGELSVKADAIELLVKTVRPLPEKWAGLTDTEIRYRQRYVDLIVNPDVRRTFQIRAGTVRSIRSHLDGLGFVEVETPMLQPIAGGATAKPFVTHHNALDRDLFLRIAPELYLKRLVVGGFERVYEINRNFRNEGLSTRHNPEFTMLEFYQAYADYLDAMDLVEALIRNAAQATLGSTKLTYQGVDFDLAQPFTRVSMKDAVAAENPNLDASQLFDRDYLAAAAKALHIPVKPDMGPGKLLTEIFEKTVEAKLVQPTFIIEYPTEVSPLARRSDSNPEVTDRFEFFVGGREVANGFSELNDPDDQKERFLKQVEAKDAGDDEAMHYDADYIRALEYGLPPTAGVGIGIDRLVMFLTDSPSIRDVLLFPAMRPES; encoded by the coding sequence ATGACCGACGAACAGAAGCCGCAGGACGAAAACCACATCATTGCGACCAGGCGCGAGAAGCTCGACAAGCTGCGCGCCGCCGGTCAGGCGTTCCCGAATGACTTCCGTCGCGATGCGCTGGCCGAAGCGCTGCACACGCGCTACGGCGCGCTCGAAGGCGAAGCGCTGGACGTCGAAGCCTTCGGCAACCGCCACAAGCTCGCCGGCCGCCTGATCGCCAAGCGGGTGATGGGCAAGGCCAGCTTCGCGCAGATCCAGGACATGAGCGGCCGCATCCAGGCCTTCGTGCAGAACGAAGCAGTTGGCCTCGAACGCTATGCCGAGTTCAAGACCTGGGATGTCGGCGACATCATCGCCGTGTCCGGCACCATGTTCCGCACCAAGACTGGCGAGTTGTCGGTCAAGGCCGATGCGATCGAGCTGCTGGTCAAGACCGTGCGGCCGCTGCCCGAGAAGTGGGCCGGCCTCACCGATACCGAAATCCGCTATCGCCAGCGCTATGTCGATCTGATCGTCAATCCGGACGTGCGCCGCACGTTCCAGATCCGCGCCGGTACCGTGCGTTCGATCCGCAGCCACCTCGATGGCCTTGGCTTCGTCGAAGTCGAGACGCCGATGCTGCAGCCGATCGCCGGCGGTGCCACCGCCAAGCCGTTCGTGACCCATCACAACGCGCTCGATCGCGACCTGTTCCTGCGCATCGCGCCGGAGCTGTACCTGAAGCGCCTGGTGGTCGGCGGCTTCGAGCGGGTCTACGAGATCAACCGCAATTTCCGCAACGAGGGGCTGAGCACACGCCATAACCCCGAGTTCACGATGCTCGAGTTCTATCAGGCCTATGCCGATTATCTCGATGCGATGGATCTGGTCGAAGCGCTGATCCGCAATGCCGCTCAGGCCACGCTCGGCAGCACGAAGCTGACTTATCAGGGCGTCGATTTCGATCTCGCGCAGCCGTTCACGCGCGTTTCGATGAAGGACGCGGTGGCTGCCGAGAACCCGAATCTCGACGCCAGCCAGCTGTTCGATCGCGACTATCTGGCGGCTGCGGCGAAGGCGCTGCACATCCCGGTCAAGCCGGACATGGGCCCGGGCAAGCTGCTGACCGAGATTTTCGAGAAGACCGTCGAAGCCAAGCTCGTGCAGCCAACCTTCATCATCGAGTACCCGACGGAAGTCTCGCCGCTGGCGCGCCGTTCCGACTCGAATCCCGAGGTCACCGACCGCTTCGAGTTCTTCGTCGGCGGCCGCGAAGTCGCCAACGGCTTCTCGGAGCTGAACGACCCGGACGATCAGAAGGAGCGCTTCCTCAAGCAGGTGGAAGCCAAGGATGCCGGCGACGACGAAGCCATGCATTACGACGCCGACTACATCCGAGCGCTCGAATACGGTTTGCCGCCAACCGCTGGCGTCGGCATCGGCATCGATCGCCTGGTGATGTTCCTGACCGATTCGCCGTCGATTCGCGACGTTCTGCTCTTTCCGGCCATGCGGCCGGAAAGTTAA
- a CDS encoding sulfate/molybdate ABC transporter ATP-binding protein yields the protein MDIQIRRVQKHYGSFHALRGIDLDIASGELLALLGPSGSGKTTLLRAIAGLEPLDGGQVRFGEIDATGLTVQERKVGFVFQQYALFKHMTVFDNIAFGLSVRPKKERPDTATINKRVRELLELVQLGGLEKRYPAQLSGGQKQRVALARALAIEPRVLLLDEPFGALDAKVRKDLRRWLRSLHRETGYTTIFVTHDQEEALELADRVVVMNRGVIEQVGTTDEVWDAPSTPFVYDFLGTPNVLPARVERGALLLNGATAVLATAGAEPEGPVNVYTRPNELRVVGDDDIAALAGKVVETQRTGLLLRLGVKLLSSGDVIEIELPHPDPDVQRWQIGDGIRVRPSRYSLFPRAVAAVAEESGYDPTLTVTERRERSRT from the coding sequence ATGGATATCCAGATTCGCCGCGTGCAGAAACACTACGGCAGCTTCCACGCGCTGCGCGGCATCGATCTCGACATCGCCTCCGGCGAACTGCTGGCGCTGCTCGGACCATCCGGTTCGGGCAAGACCACCTTGCTGCGCGCGATCGCCGGCCTGGAGCCGCTCGACGGCGGCCAGGTGCGCTTCGGGGAGATCGATGCGACGGGCCTCACCGTACAGGAGCGCAAGGTCGGCTTCGTGTTCCAGCAGTACGCGCTGTTCAAGCACATGACCGTGTTCGACAACATCGCCTTCGGTCTCAGCGTCCGCCCGAAGAAGGAGCGCCCGGATACGGCGACGATCAACAAGCGGGTGCGCGAATTGCTGGAACTGGTACAGCTCGGCGGGCTGGAGAAGCGTTATCCGGCACAGTTGTCCGGCGGCCAGAAGCAGCGCGTGGCACTGGCGCGTGCGCTGGCCATCGAACCGCGGGTCCTGCTGCTCGACGAGCCGTTCGGCGCGCTCGACGCCAAGGTGCGCAAGGATCTGCGTCGCTGGCTGCGCAGCCTGCATCGCGAAACCGGCTACACGACGATCTTCGTCACCCACGATCAGGAAGAAGCGCTGGAACTCGCCGATCGCGTGGTGGTGATGAACCGCGGCGTCATCGAGCAGGTGGGCACCACCGACGAAGTCTGGGACGCGCCGAGCACGCCATTTGTCTACGACTTCCTCGGCACGCCGAACGTGCTGCCGGCGCGGGTGGAGCGCGGCGCGCTGCTGCTCAACGGCGCGACGGCGGTGCTGGCCACCGCCGGTGCCGAGCCGGAGGGCCCGGTCAATGTCTACACCCGGCCGAACGAGCTGCGCGTGGTCGGTGACGACGATATCGCCGCGCTCGCCGGCAAGGTCGTCGAGACCCAGCGCACCGGCCTGCTGCTGCGCCTCGGCGTGAAGCTGCTGAGCAGCGGTGACGTCATCGAGATCGAATTGCCGCATCCCGATCCCGATGTGCAGCGCTGGCAGATCGGCGATGGCATCAGAGTCCGGCCATCGCGCTACAGCCTGTTCCCGCGGGCTGTGGCTGCTGTGGCCGAGGAATCCGGCTACGACCCGACCCTGACCGTGACCGAGCGTCGCGAACGCAGCCGGACCTGA